From Candidatus Manganitrophus morganii, the proteins below share one genomic window:
- a CDS encoding OmpA family protein, with amino-acid sequence MSYQYSSDSGVAIEAVETFVLCDCKPSPALAVKPKEIAISLKMTVPFHFSLPASVKEEPIPHQEGGDEDGEADPSEDISEPVIIQFGLNEDRPSQEDEILQTVERIKKSGGEITVVGHTCDLGKKELNDRLSLQRAERVAAILKEHGIVVAEVVGKGSCCPRSTDRRLNRRVEILVMKNGGNHEK; translated from the coding sequence ATGTCTTATCAGTATTCATCCGATTCGGGAGTCGCCATAGAGGCCGTCGAGACCTTCGTGCTTTGCGACTGCAAGCCCAGTCCGGCATTGGCAGTGAAACCAAAAGAGATCGCGATCTCGTTGAAGATGACGGTACCGTTCCATTTCAGCCTCCCGGCCTCAGTCAAGGAAGAACCGATTCCACATCAAGAGGGAGGGGATGAAGACGGCGAGGCAGATCCATCCGAAGACATTTCAGAGCCGGTTATCATCCAGTTCGGACTCAATGAGGACCGTCCGAGTCAAGAGGATGAGATACTTCAAACCGTCGAGCGGATCAAGAAGTCGGGAGGAGAGATCACAGTCGTCGGCCATACCTGCGACCTCGGAAAGAAAGAGCTGAACGACCGACTCTCTCTCCAACGTGCCGAACGGGTCGCCGCGATCCTGAAGGAGCACGGAATCGTGGTGGCGGAAGTCGTGGGGAAAGGGAGTTGCTGCCCCCGGTCCACCGACCGGCGGCTCAATCGCAGGGTGGAGATTCTTGTCATGAAAAACGGAGGGAACCATGAGAAATAG
- a CDS encoding DsbC family protein produces the protein MRNRLLLMMLIALLNPLQLLAEAGEERTVEESIRAQFAQLPIESIRKTQIDGLYEIAFEENIVYYHPQSGLTLVGEIMTKEGVSLTAQKKAESTAARIKDLPLEKAIKIGSGKHTVVEVVDPDCPFCRKTAAFFKKRKDVTRYIFLFPITQIHPDAERKAQYILCAQDQSRAYAEALSGRLDDEDFKLCDDAKVKELLSEHQRIGQQLGVRGTPSLWINGQFVSGANFEKILQILEPKS, from the coding sequence ATGAGAAATAGGCTTCTATTGATGATGCTCATTGCGCTTCTTAATCCCTTACAGCTCTTAGCGGAGGCGGGGGAGGAGCGGACGGTGGAGGAGTCGATCCGGGCCCAATTCGCGCAGCTTCCGATCGAGAGCATTCGAAAAACGCAAATCGACGGGCTCTATGAGATCGCCTTTGAGGAGAACATCGTCTATTACCACCCCCAAAGCGGGCTGACGCTCGTGGGAGAGATCATGACCAAAGAGGGGGTGAGTCTCACCGCACAGAAAAAGGCGGAGTCAACGGCCGCTCGGATCAAAGACCTTCCATTGGAGAAAGCGATCAAGATCGGGAGCGGAAAGCACACCGTCGTCGAAGTCGTCGACCCCGACTGCCCCTTCTGCAGAAAGACGGCCGCCTTCTTCAAGAAAAGAAAGGACGTTACCCGATACATCTTTCTCTTTCCGATCACGCAGATTCATCCCGACGCGGAGAGAAAGGCGCAATACATTCTTTGCGCCCAGGATCAGTCCCGCGCCTATGCGGAAGCGCTCTCGGGCCGGTTGGACGATGAGGATTTCAAGCTCTGCGACGACGCGAAAGTGAAGGAGTTGCTTTCCGAGCATCAAAGGATCGGCCAACAGTTGGGGGTCCGAGGGACCCCGTCACTCTGGATCAATGGTCAGTTCGTCTCCGGGGCGAATTTCGAGAAGATACTCCAAATTCTGGAGCCGAAATCATAA
- the traL gene encoding type IV conjugative transfer system protein TraL, with protein sequence MEKKRFPQYLSQPFQVLWLEVDELVIAFTFYTLALLFGGVFWLLIIGGPYLYSSAKKRYPRGFLKHSFYFIGLVRVKGYPTFFEDGFQE encoded by the coding sequence ATGGAAAAGAAGCGGTTTCCCCAATATCTCTCCCAGCCTTTCCAGGTGCTGTGGCTGGAAGTGGATGAACTGGTCATCGCCTTTACCTTTTATACGCTTGCGCTTTTGTTCGGGGGCGTCTTCTGGCTGCTGATCATCGGGGGTCCCTATCTCTACTCCTCGGCCAAGAAGCGTTATCCACGGGGATTTCTCAAGCACAGTTTCTATTTTATCGGTCTGGTCCGAGTGAAAGGGTATCCGACCTTTTTCGAGGACGGGTTCCAGGAGTGA
- a CDS encoding type IV conjugative transfer system protein TraE: protein MKLEAYLQSSSNKVAENRILKFFVVIIGGAVLLNTILLSRAMNTARTILIPPGLNTRLEITREHASEETLRAYTRYVLGLAASYTQATARGQFEELLGVYAPDSYPEAKKSFYELADRIETAHITSAFYIQQILISPSSIEARGVRKQFVEVTRVDESVKSYLLHYQIIDGRFTLLSISEKQE from the coding sequence ATGAAACTTGAGGCCTACTTGCAAAGCTCCTCGAACAAGGTTGCCGAGAATCGCATCTTAAAGTTTTTTGTGGTCATCATCGGCGGCGCCGTTCTACTGAATACCATCCTCCTCTCCCGCGCGATGAATACGGCGCGGACGATCCTCATCCCGCCCGGCCTCAACACGAGACTTGAAATCACCCGGGAACACGCCTCCGAAGAGACCCTCCGCGCCTACACGAGATATGTCCTGGGGCTGGCGGCAAGCTACACCCAGGCGACCGCCCGCGGCCAGTTCGAGGAGCTCCTCGGCGTGTATGCCCCTGACTCGTATCCTGAGGCGAAGAAGAGCTTCTATGAGCTGGCCGACCGGATCGAGACCGCGCATATTACCAGCGCATTTTATATTCAACAGATCTTGATCAGCCCATCCTCTATCGAAGCGCGGGGAGTGAGAAAGCAGTTCGTGGAGGTGACCCGGGTGGATGAATCCGTGAAGTCGTACCTCCTCCATTATCAGATCATCGACGGCCGGTTCACTTTGTTGAGCATTTCCGAAAAACAGGAGTGA
- a CDS encoding type-F conjugative transfer system secretin TraK, producing the protein MVLLKISPEAKNYGVLLLAFFLFGLSRTAFSQEPVPPVGNPPPQNDVSVLPEVATPVEMSASDANRIVCGATIEDVIFSKEKGIAVHYTKKDAFLKFQIVKEGGEMIYATTPAELFVVCGEHVFRIIAIPKRVPSKTVRLMAGSADQIKSNLSRMKGMPYEEKLLTLIRAVYTDQIPESFTVTPARKMIDLFRDIEVTLTRTISVEGEGLQVKEYLVQPRGSRVELHEKDFLKVELAVRPVAITVDRLILTSGQTARVLIVEQRGEEN; encoded by the coding sequence ATGGTTCTTCTTAAAATAAGCCCTGAAGCGAAAAATTACGGCGTTCTTCTTCTCGCTTTCTTTTTATTCGGGTTATCCCGGACCGCGTTCTCCCAGGAGCCGGTTCCTCCGGTGGGGAACCCCCCGCCCCAGAACGATGTCAGCGTTCTACCGGAAGTGGCCACCCCCGTGGAGATGAGCGCATCGGACGCCAACCGGATCGTCTGCGGCGCCACGATCGAGGATGTGATCTTTTCCAAGGAGAAAGGGATCGCGGTCCATTACACGAAGAAAGACGCCTTCCTGAAATTCCAGATCGTCAAAGAAGGGGGAGAGATGATCTACGCCACGACCCCCGCGGAGCTCTTTGTGGTCTGCGGAGAGCACGTCTTCCGGATCATCGCGATCCCCAAGCGCGTGCCGTCTAAGACCGTGCGTCTGATGGCCGGGAGCGCAGATCAGATCAAATCCAACCTCTCGCGCATGAAGGGGATGCCTTACGAGGAGAAGCTACTTACCCTGATCCGGGCGGTCTATACCGATCAGATTCCGGAGAGCTTTACGGTCACGCCGGCCCGGAAAATGATCGATCTCTTTCGCGATATCGAGGTCACGCTCACGCGCACGATCTCGGTTGAGGGAGAAGGCCTGCAGGTCAAAGAGTACCTGGTCCAACCGAGGGGGTCGCGTGTGGAGCTGCACGAGAAAGATTTTCTGAAGGTGGAGCTTGCGGTCCGGCCGGTCGCCATCACCGTGGATCGTCTTATACTGACCTCCGGCCAGACGGCGCGTGTGCTGATCGTCGAGCAGCGCGGGGAGGAGAACTGA
- a CDS encoding TraB/VirB10 family protein, with translation MNRLKAFWNGLTSEGKRKWILVLLAGALGVVTILGYRSSRGTSAESSAPVEQKKEISLEPKMLEKSLVMESQKELRRQEESITQLRRELESLKKEKEEKENGKEILSPPKMTLAQRNAFPSPPPPPPTEVRIPPPPSPGREGESKGPDREVLGEIAVVSNPYAKAARSEDGADRKKEKKTVYLPPSFMEATLLTGLDAETVESAKGNPEPVLLRIRDLAVLPNQIKTNLKGCFVIAHGFGKLSKERVELRLVTLSCLAKNGQAVIDQGIKGYVADEDGKNGLRGNVVSRMGSAVARAALAGFFGGAGDAFRASANTTSVSPLGATQLIKPEDLGKAAIGGGLSSGSHEIERLYLDLARQATPIIEVGATKTVTLVVTEGVDLIIKEICVGGQSCEK, from the coding sequence ATGAATCGACTCAAAGCGTTTTGGAATGGGTTGACCTCGGAGGGAAAGCGGAAATGGATACTGGTTCTCCTCGCGGGCGCATTGGGAGTCGTTACGATCTTAGGATACCGATCGAGCCGGGGGACCTCCGCGGAATCGAGCGCTCCTGTTGAACAGAAGAAGGAGATTTCTCTTGAGCCGAAGATGCTCGAGAAGTCGCTCGTAATGGAATCGCAGAAGGAACTGCGCCGCCAGGAAGAAAGCATCACGCAGCTGCGCCGGGAGCTCGAGTCGTTAAAAAAGGAAAAGGAGGAGAAGGAAAACGGGAAGGAGATTCTCTCTCCCCCGAAAATGACGTTAGCTCAGAGAAACGCGTTTCCCTCGCCTCCGCCTCCCCCTCCGACCGAAGTCCGGATTCCCCCACCCCCTTCCCCGGGACGGGAGGGGGAGTCCAAAGGGCCGGACCGGGAAGTTCTCGGAGAGATCGCTGTGGTCTCCAATCCCTACGCCAAAGCGGCCAGGAGTGAGGATGGGGCCGATAGAAAAAAAGAAAAGAAAACAGTGTACCTTCCCCCTTCCTTCATGGAGGCAACGCTGCTGACCGGGCTCGATGCCGAGACGGTGGAGTCTGCTAAAGGGAATCCCGAGCCGGTGCTGCTCCGAATCCGCGATCTCGCCGTGCTCCCCAATCAGATCAAGACGAATCTGAAAGGCTGTTTTGTCATCGCGCACGGCTTCGGGAAACTCTCGAAAGAGCGGGTGGAATTAAGACTGGTGACTCTCTCCTGTCTTGCAAAAAATGGCCAGGCGGTGATCGACCAGGGGATCAAAGGATATGTCGCCGATGAGGACGGGAAGAACGGTTTGAGAGGAAATGTCGTCTCCCGAATGGGATCTGCCGTGGCCAGAGCGGCACTCGCCGGTTTTTTCGGAGGGGCGGGGGATGCCTTCCGGGCCTCGGCAAACACCACGTCGGTCAGTCCTCTTGGGGCGACTCAGCTGATCAAGCCGGAAGATTTAGGCAAAGCGGCGATCGGAGGAGGACTCTCCAGCGGCTCACACGAGATTGAACGGCTTTATCTCGATCTTGCGCGTCAGGCCACACCGATCATCGAGGTGGGGGCGACAAAGACGGTCACACTGGTGGTGACCGAAGGGGTCGATCTGATCATTAAAGAAATATGCGTCGGAGGGCAGTCATGCGAAAAATAA
- the traV gene encoding type IV conjugative transfer system lipoprotein TraV, translating into MRKISAFGLLMVFLSGCAVFNPYNDNFTCPKTFNGKCVSPTSAYQESLEISPKGKEEGGPLKNEEGKEEKKGVSLTEASYQSALYEKLTGLLREPATPMIAPPQVMRVLILPYNGEGARLYMPRYVYIIIEEPKWVLGNQWLNEETAARATALPLQK; encoded by the coding sequence ATGCGAAAAATAAGCGCCTTCGGATTACTGATGGTGTTCCTGTCGGGCTGCGCCGTCTTCAATCCCTACAACGACAATTTCACCTGTCCCAAAACTTTTAACGGAAAATGTGTCTCGCCCACTTCCGCCTATCAGGAGTCCTTGGAGATCAGCCCCAAGGGGAAGGAAGAAGGGGGACCGTTGAAGAATGAGGAAGGGAAAGAAGAAAAGAAAGGGGTTTCCTTGACCGAGGCGAGCTACCAGAGCGCCTTGTACGAGAAGCTCACAGGGCTGCTGCGAGAGCCGGCCACCCCGATGATAGCCCCTCCCCAGGTGATGCGGGTCCTCATCCTTCCCTACAACGGAGAAGGAGCGCGGCTCTATATGCCCCGGTATGTCTACATCATTATCGAGGAGCCGAAATGGGTCCTTGGAAATCAGTGGCTCAACGAGGAAACGGCCGCCAGGGCGACGGCATTGCCTCTCCAGAAATAA
- a CDS encoding TraC family protein: MILPNLLNIFGKNGGLTISELESMTHRNKFSDYLPWAAYEEQKYYNMDDTVGFLFECVPLAFAGSRTQATLDALFRIDFPEGSIVQFILYADDNIDPYLDAIRRSRQRESPIIENATEALCDFLLKGTKGMASLSGIPIRNFRLFVAAKMPVAERGLTAQRLTEIHNTIKETLHGACLHPEEVPPEALLDWMRRLFNGNAGNGSVNHTHYADGIPIRKQIILSETEIKKQTANFQIGDRIFRCTTPKIFPKEVDLFQTNQLFGGCWGMVSDGDQMKTPFLYTLNILFHNLKASLHKKCNMILFQKGVGSFARTLARKQDEFQWATDELEKGTRFLRIIPVLWVWDRDEKSASEAITRAKRIWEGQGYIMQEDKGILPILFISALPFGLYDQGGNIDLLDRDFIAPLDAISSILPVQSDFAGGGAPVMNFAGRKGQAAGIDIFDKRASNHNVFIAGGSGGGKSFFVNSKGFGYFASNAILRIIDIGGSYKKLARMFKGRYLDFREDSDICINPFTHVREIKEDLSVIASIVLQMIFSVTGAAPTESAETAMTLIKSAVKWAFESEGNDADIDTVHRYLRSFPKYMDEEFTGNENFTDLAQILAFNLTEFTTGNSYGRWFNGKSTFDISRDEWVVLELEYLKPQKELFKVVTLQVINEVTRDLYLSDRTRPRMAIFDEAWQFLESGADSVALKEVIKEGYRRARKYRASFTIITQSLLDSKMFGAVGDVIRGNSAFKFFLESPDFEKAKEEKLIDYDPFTMKLLKSVKSSRPKYSEIFMDTPFGVGVVRLMVDPFSYYVYTSDGREVAEIESMVSKGMPYEEAIKEMVRKYRS; this comes from the coding sequence TTGATTCTTCCCAATCTTCTTAATATCTTCGGCAAGAACGGCGGGTTGACGATTTCCGAGCTTGAATCGATGACCCATCGGAATAAATTTTCCGATTATCTTCCTTGGGCCGCCTACGAGGAGCAGAAATATTACAACATGGATGACACGGTCGGATTTCTCTTCGAATGTGTCCCGCTGGCCTTTGCAGGCAGCCGCACCCAGGCCACGCTCGATGCGCTCTTTCGGATTGATTTCCCGGAGGGATCGATCGTTCAATTTATTCTCTATGCCGACGACAACATCGATCCGTATCTTGACGCCATTCGGCGATCCAGGCAGAGGGAGAGCCCCATCATCGAGAACGCGACCGAGGCCCTGTGCGATTTCCTCTTGAAAGGAACGAAGGGGATGGCGTCTTTATCCGGCATTCCGATCCGCAACTTCAGACTCTTCGTGGCGGCCAAGATGCCGGTGGCGGAGCGCGGCCTCACCGCCCAAAGACTGACTGAGATCCACAATACGATCAAAGAGACGCTTCATGGAGCTTGCCTGCATCCCGAGGAGGTCCCCCCTGAGGCATTGCTCGACTGGATGAGGCGGCTCTTCAATGGAAACGCGGGCAACGGGTCGGTCAACCATACCCATTACGCCGATGGGATTCCGATCCGGAAGCAGATCATCCTCTCCGAAACGGAAATCAAAAAGCAGACGGCGAATTTTCAGATCGGGGATCGCATCTTCCGCTGCACCACCCCGAAGATCTTTCCGAAAGAGGTCGACCTGTTCCAGACCAATCAGCTCTTCGGCGGCTGCTGGGGAATGGTTTCCGACGGAGATCAGATGAAGACCCCTTTCCTCTATACGCTCAACATTCTCTTTCATAATCTAAAGGCGTCGCTGCATAAGAAGTGCAACATGATCCTGTTTCAAAAGGGGGTGGGGAGTTTTGCCAGAACTCTCGCCCGCAAGCAGGACGAATTTCAGTGGGCGACCGACGAGCTGGAGAAAGGGACGCGCTTTCTGCGGATCATTCCGGTCTTATGGGTCTGGGACCGGGACGAGAAGAGCGCGTCGGAGGCGATCACCCGGGCGAAGCGGATCTGGGAGGGCCAAGGCTACATCATGCAGGAAGACAAGGGCATCCTACCGATCTTGTTCATCTCAGCCCTTCCTTTCGGGCTCTACGATCAGGGGGGGAACATCGATCTGCTCGACCGCGACTTCATCGCCCCCCTCGATGCGATTTCTTCCATTCTCCCTGTGCAGTCCGATTTCGCGGGGGGAGGGGCGCCGGTGATGAACTTTGCCGGCCGGAAAGGACAGGCCGCCGGAATCGACATTTTTGATAAACGCGCCAGCAATCATAACGTTTTCATCGCGGGAGGGAGCGGCGGAGGGAAATCGTTTTTCGTAAATAGCAAGGGTTTTGGCTATTTCGCAAGCAACGCGATTCTCAGGATCATCGATATCGGCGGCTCCTATAAGAAGCTGGCCCGGATGTTTAAGGGACGCTATCTCGATTTTAGGGAGGATTCGGATATCTGCATCAATCCGTTCACCCACGTCCGGGAGATCAAAGAAGACCTCTCGGTGATCGCATCGATCGTGCTGCAGATGATCTTTTCAGTGACGGGAGCGGCGCCAACCGAATCGGCGGAGACCGCGATGACGCTGATCAAGTCTGCGGTGAAGTGGGCCTTCGAATCCGAGGGAAATGACGCGGACATCGATACGGTGCATCGCTACCTGCGCTCCTTCCCCAAATATATGGATGAGGAGTTCACCGGTAACGAGAATTTCACAGATCTGGCTCAGATACTTGCGTTCAACCTGACCGAATTCACGACCGGGAACAGCTATGGGAGGTGGTTCAACGGAAAATCGACCTTCGATATCTCCCGGGATGAGTGGGTGGTCCTGGAGCTGGAGTATCTAAAACCCCAGAAAGAGCTCTTCAAGGTGGTGACGCTCCAGGTGATCAACGAGGTCACCCGCGATCTCTATCTCTCGGACCGGACGCGGCCGCGGATGGCGATCTTTGACGAGGCCTGGCAATTCCTGGAGAGCGGCGCGGACAGTGTGGCGCTGAAGGAAGTGATCAAGGAAGGATATCGGAGGGCGCGGAAATATCGGGCCAGTTTCACGATCATTACCCAGTCGCTGCTCGATTCCAAGATGTTCGGGGCAGTGGGAGATGTGATCCGCGGGAACTCCGCATTTAAATTCTTTCTGGAGTCCCCCGATTTCGAGAAGGCGAAAGAGGAGAAGCTGATCGACTACGACCCGTTCACGATGAAGCTGCTGAAGAGCGTCAAGAGCAGCCGGCCGAAATACTCGGAGATCTTCATGGACACCCCCTTCGGCGTGGGGGTCGTTCGCCTGATGGTCGATCCCTTTTCCTATTATGTCTACACCTCCGATGGAAGAGAGGTCGCTGAAATCGAATCGATGGTGTCTAAAGGGATGCCTTATGAAGAAGCCATCAAAGAGATGGTCCGAAAATATCGGAGTTGA
- the traN gene encoding conjugal transfer protein TraN, with protein MKMIRFLVMAVVFGLLLVKPSYAVNFVCGEDTNGNGAVSDPGETASCASTPEGPLCPLGATLCSASRTAATCPPDGSLNTASDRCEAPRIFHLHRRFLIHWHCPLNYTYDGAGGVCVATPSCATGMYDPAGDQCLQGYSCPLGSQYSCMNNAGTYQCSSNACVDLDVAPPQTMTPNLTSYQNNGQADPATGLCQGPVFIFNGKASECRPAGAGTSFFNCCSNGSGDFLVFKKYCADAEWSTNASKDAQSCHYIGDYCKTSWPFIGCVQKAQVYCCFNSKLGRMIQEQGRGQLKKFAPDGQWGTTGSPNCVGFAPEEMQMLDFSQMDLSEYFANISSKSQSQINQGMENKVNEFYQNLRP; from the coding sequence ATGAAGATGATCAGATTCCTTGTCATGGCCGTCGTGTTCGGACTTCTCCTTGTTAAACCGTCTTACGCCGTCAACTTCGTCTGCGGCGAGGATACCAATGGGAACGGCGCGGTATCCGATCCGGGAGAGACCGCCTCTTGCGCCTCGACACCGGAGGGACCGCTCTGCCCCCTTGGGGCGACCCTCTGCAGCGCAAGCCGCACGGCTGCAACCTGTCCGCCGGATGGAAGTTTAAATACCGCCAGTGACCGTTGCGAGGCGCCAAGAATATTCCATCTGCATCGAAGGTTTTTGATTCACTGGCACTGCCCGTTAAATTACACCTATGACGGCGCCGGGGGCGTCTGCGTCGCCACCCCTTCTTGCGCAACCGGCATGTACGACCCGGCAGGAGATCAGTGCCTGCAGGGATACAGCTGTCCGTTAGGTTCTCAGTACAGCTGTATGAATAACGCCGGAACGTATCAATGCTCCTCGAACGCCTGTGTCGATTTAGACGTGGCGCCCCCGCAGACTATGACGCCGAACCTGACAAGTTATCAGAACAATGGACAGGCCGATCCGGCCACCGGCTTATGCCAGGGGCCGGTCTTCATCTTCAACGGTAAGGCTTCGGAGTGCCGCCCGGCAGGAGCGGGGACCTCCTTCTTCAACTGCTGCAGCAATGGATCGGGAGACTTTTTAGTCTTCAAGAAATATTGCGCTGATGCCGAGTGGTCGACGAACGCCTCGAAGGACGCTCAAAGCTGCCACTATATCGGCGATTATTGCAAAACCAGCTGGCCCTTCATCGGTTGCGTGCAGAAGGCGCAAGTGTATTGCTGCTTCAACTCGAAGCTCGGCCGGATGATCCAGGAGCAGGGGAGGGGACAGTTGAAGAAGTTCGCTCCCGACGGACAGTGGGGGACGACCGGCAGCCCCAACTGCGTCGGCTTCGCGCCGGAAGAGATGCAAATGCTCGATTTTTCCCAAATGGATTTATCCGAATATTTCGCCAATATCTCGTCAAAGTCACAGTCTCAAATCAATCAGGGCATGGAGAATAAGGTCAATGAGTTTTATCAGAATCTTCGCCCTTAG
- a CDS encoding TraU family protein gives MRNVCLFGVLTAILILSLEGHADARGFGTQLNPVTDICWNCVFPIKIAGMTVIPGDVPDAPDAALLPVCVCPAPPPLFFRPGIPVSFWEPARFIETVKDPFYFPSLGVQMPNPSRGFLGGTHSEISAHNQIDTSTFAQAHYFIFPVWGVLELLIDFVCVEHSGFDLAYITEVDPLWNNDMLAFAINPEALLFANPVAQMSCIADSVAANAGLPLSALYWCMGSWGSAYPLTGHVNDDTYIQANAAIAARLIYKLSRELLVCDTGVNLCGCIPTPIWIKHNYRIQIAKPVRDFTCHPIGRSSMVWGSLKNPPFSAGGNSSDNFLWVIFRKRVCCAF, from the coding sequence ATGAGAAACGTCTGCCTGTTCGGGGTACTGACAGCCATTCTGATCCTCAGCCTGGAGGGGCATGCCGATGCGCGCGGATTCGGAACCCAATTAAATCCCGTGACCGATATCTGCTGGAATTGCGTCTTCCCGATCAAGATCGCCGGTATGACGGTGATCCCGGGAGACGTTCCGGACGCTCCGGATGCGGCGCTACTTCCGGTTTGTGTCTGTCCCGCTCCGCCGCCTCTTTTCTTTCGGCCGGGAATTCCGGTGAGCTTCTGGGAGCCGGCAAGGTTCATCGAGACCGTCAAGGATCCCTTTTACTTTCCCAGCCTGGGGGTCCAAATGCCCAATCCCAGCCGAGGATTCCTGGGTGGGACCCACTCGGAGATCAGCGCCCACAATCAGATCGATACCTCCACGTTCGCCCAGGCCCACTACTTCATCTTCCCGGTCTGGGGAGTTCTCGAACTGTTGATCGATTTTGTCTGTGTGGAGCATAGCGGGTTCGATCTGGCCTATATCACCGAGGTCGATCCGTTGTGGAACAACGACATGCTCGCCTTCGCCATCAACCCGGAGGCCTTACTGTTCGCCAATCCGGTCGCGCAGATGTCGTGCATCGCCGACAGCGTGGCGGCCAACGCGGGGCTTCCATTGAGCGCTCTTTATTGGTGCATGGGCTCCTGGGGTTCCGCCTATCCGCTGACGGGCCATGTCAACGACGATACGTATATCCAGGCCAATGCGGCGATCGCCGCAAGATTGATCTATAAGCTCTCCCGCGAACTGCTCGTCTGCGACACAGGGGTCAATCTCTGTGGCTGCATTCCGACCCCGATCTGGATCAAGCACAACTACCGCATTCAGATCGCCAAGCCCGTGCGTGATTTTACATGTCATCCGATCGGAAGAAGCAGCATGGTCTGGGGATCCTTGAAAAATCCCCCTTTCTCCGCGGGAGGTAATTCCAGTGACAATTTCCTCTGGGTCATCTTCAGAAAGAGGGTGTGCTGTGCATTCTGA
- a CDS encoding type-F conjugative transfer system pilin assembly protein TrbC — MVVFIIFISIAVGFAAARGDTSIKKAFIQGPSSCHLIDKIEGEKIYLKSHGTSCTEGTIPVQIDASIKRVRIYVDGGFWQEQEIVDLNTIRGMIEKSKEMEKTLRVPESVDDLREVVGGKHENHKEQGRAEAERLARHFVSEDFQRKLLQESERVKRELFGGPASKVAGEEPSGEEEMEQADQKSGLLSSSERIYLFVSSSMPLVTLRNYAADLAKLKDPNITMVMRGFVGGMKYAQPTLRLVSDIIVKNPGCKATRQRCDAHKVNINVDPLLYRKYQIRQVPALVYVPSFHETEPGGSDGLGEASPYYVLYGDASLAYGIEWIQREVKSRSLKNILSKLNP, encoded by the coding sequence GTGGTCGTTTTCATCATTTTTATTTCCATCGCCGTCGGCTTCGCCGCCGCAAGGGGGGATACCAGCATAAAGAAGGCCTTCATCCAGGGGCCCTCTTCCTGCCACCTCATCGACAAGATCGAAGGGGAAAAGATTTACCTCAAATCCCACGGCACATCCTGCACGGAAGGGACGATACCGGTTCAGATCGACGCCTCCATCAAAAGAGTCCGGATCTATGTCGACGGGGGTTTTTGGCAGGAGCAGGAGATCGTCGACTTGAATACGATCCGGGGGATGATTGAAAAAAGTAAGGAGATGGAGAAAACCCTTCGTGTTCCGGAGAGTGTCGACGACCTACGGGAAGTGGTTGGAGGTAAGCACGAAAACCACAAGGAGCAGGGGAGGGCCGAGGCGGAAAGGCTCGCCCGGCATTTTGTTTCTGAGGACTTTCAGAGAAAGCTTCTCCAGGAATCCGAGCGGGTCAAAAGAGAGCTCTTTGGAGGACCCGCCTCGAAAGTCGCGGGCGAGGAGCCATCCGGGGAAGAAGAGATGGAGCAGGCTGATCAAAAGAGCGGACTCCTTTCGTCGTCGGAGCGGATTTATCTCTTTGTCTCCTCTTCCATGCCGCTCGTAACGCTGCGGAACTATGCGGCCGATCTCGCGAAACTTAAAGATCCGAACATCACGATGGTGATGAGAGGGTTTGTGGGGGGAATGAAATACGCGCAGCCGACCTTGCGGCTGGTCTCGGACATTATCGTCAAAAATCCGGGCTGCAAGGCAACCCGGCAACGGTGTGACGCTCACAAGGTGAACATCAACGTCGATCCGCTTCTTTACAGGAAATACCAAATCCGCCAGGTCCCGGCGCTTGTCTACGTTCCCTCATTCCATGAGACGGAGCCCGGCGGCAGCGACGGTTTGGGCGAGGCCTCTCCTTATTACGTCCTCTATGGGGACGCATCGCTGGCCTATGGCATCGAGTGGATCCAGCGGGAAGTGAAAAGTCGCTCTCTCAAGAATATTTTGTCCAAATTGAATCCATGA